A window of Paenibacillus sp. 19GGS1-52 contains these coding sequences:
- a CDS encoding RsmE family RNA methyltransferase: protein MQRYFVTPEQFNDSTVRIDGEDARHIAKVMRGKAGDKLIVSDGISREALVEIAIIEIGEVTVNILEALEMTHEPRVKITVAQSLPKADKMETVIQKCTEIGAVSFIPFLSERTIVQYDERKESKRLERWRKICKEAAEQAHRNIVPEVSAPLTWKKLLQSFGEFDAVYFCYEKEEGMQLRSAAAPWVSALSPKSSGKVMIVVGPEGGFSPEECLGAEEAGALSVGLGRRILRCETAGMVAAACILYESGEMGGA from the coding sequence AACGATAGCACAGTGAGAATCGACGGTGAGGATGCCCGTCATATCGCCAAGGTAATGCGCGGCAAAGCAGGGGACAAGCTGATCGTCAGCGATGGTATTTCTCGCGAAGCATTAGTGGAAATTGCTATTATCGAAATTGGTGAAGTAACAGTGAATATTTTGGAAGCACTGGAGATGACCCATGAGCCACGGGTCAAGATTACGGTAGCCCAAAGCTTGCCCAAGGCGGACAAGATGGAGACGGTTATTCAGAAATGCACGGAGATTGGCGCCGTGTCCTTTATTCCATTTCTGTCAGAGCGCACAATCGTGCAATACGACGAGCGCAAGGAGAGCAAACGGCTGGAACGCTGGCGCAAAATTTGCAAGGAAGCAGCGGAGCAAGCTCACCGGAACATCGTGCCAGAGGTAAGCGCACCCTTGACATGGAAGAAACTATTACAGTCCTTCGGGGAATTTGACGCTGTTTATTTTTGCTATGAGAAGGAAGAGGGCATGCAACTGCGCAGTGCAGCAGCACCATGGGTATCTGCACTATCTCCAAAGTCCTCAGGCAAGGTGATGATTGTAGTGGGTCCTGAAGGTGGCTTCAGCCCAGAGGAATGTCTCGGAGCCGAGGAGGCAGGGGCGCTTTCCGTAGGTCTGGGACGGCGTATTCTGCGCTGCGAGACGGCGGGAATGGTTGCTGCTGCCTGCATTCTGTATGAATCGGGAGAAATGGGGGGAGCTTGA
- the mtaB gene encoding tRNA (N(6)-L-threonylcarbamoyladenosine(37)-C(2))-methylthiotransferase MtaB: protein MSSVAFYTLGCKVNFYDTEAIWQLFKNEGYEQVDFEGPADVYLINTCTVTNTGDKKSRQMIRRAVRRNPEAIVAVTGCYAQTSPGEILDIPGVDLVIGNQDRDQIMTHVKNIQATRQPVNAVRNIMKTREFEEMDVPGFADRTRAFMKIQDGCNNFCTFCIIPWSRGLSRSRDPKSIITQAKQLVAAGYKEFVLTGIHTGGYGDDLENYRLSDLLWELDQVEGLERVRISSIEASQIDEKLLEVLNRSTKMCRHLHIPLQAGHNEVLKAMHRKYTTEEYYAKIGLIRQAMPDVGITTDVIVGFPGETDEMFRAGYDFMKAVGFSEMHVFPYSKRTGTPAARMDHQIDEEIKNDRVQQLIDLSEEMQLTYARTFVGQTVSVIAERSAKGAPGRAVQHGFSDNYLQILFNGDDSLQGELCQIKITEAGVNECRGELVGISHDSLQTSAG from the coding sequence ATGTCATCCGTAGCATTTTATACATTAGGTTGTAAAGTTAATTTCTATGATACTGAAGCCATTTGGCAGCTGTTCAAAAATGAAGGCTACGAACAGGTCGATTTTGAAGGGCCAGCCGATGTCTATCTGATTAATACTTGTACCGTAACCAATACCGGAGATAAGAAAAGTCGCCAAATGATTCGGCGGGCCGTTCGCCGTAATCCAGAAGCCATCGTGGCTGTTACGGGCTGCTATGCGCAGACCTCTCCCGGCGAGATTCTGGACATTCCCGGTGTTGATCTCGTCATTGGCAACCAGGACCGCGACCAGATTATGACCCATGTGAAGAATATTCAGGCCACACGCCAGCCGGTCAACGCTGTCCGCAACATTATGAAGACGCGTGAATTTGAGGAAATGGATGTACCTGGCTTTGCTGACCGGACACGGGCTTTCATGAAGATCCAGGATGGCTGCAACAACTTCTGTACGTTCTGCATCATTCCGTGGTCGCGTGGTCTGTCCCGCAGCCGTGATCCCAAGAGCATTATCACTCAGGCTAAGCAGTTGGTGGCAGCTGGTTATAAAGAATTCGTCCTGACAGGTATTCACACCGGAGGTTACGGTGATGATCTTGAGAATTACCGGCTGTCCGATCTGCTGTGGGAGCTGGATCAAGTGGAGGGGCTGGAACGGGTGCGTATCAGCTCGATTGAGGCCAGTCAGATTGATGAGAAGCTGCTTGAGGTGCTGAATCGTTCCACCAAAATGTGCCGCCATCTACACATACCACTACAGGCTGGACATAACGAGGTGCTGAAAGCGATGCACCGTAAATATACGACCGAAGAGTATTATGCCAAAATCGGGCTGATCCGTCAGGCCATGCCGGATGTCGGCATTACAACAGACGTGATTGTTGGTTTTCCGGGTGAAACCGATGAGATGTTCCGTGCCGGATATGATTTCATGAAGGCGGTGGGCTTCTCGGAAATGCATGTATTCCCGTATTCCAAGCGGACGGGTACACCAGCGGCACGAATGGATCACCAAATTGATGAGGAGATCAAGAATGACCGCGTCCAGCAGCTGATTGATCTCTCTGAGGAAATGCAGCTGACCTATGCACGTACATTTGTCGGTCAGACAGTGAGCGTCATTGCGGAAAGATCGGCGAAAGGCGCACCTGGCCGGGCTGTACAGCATGGCTTTAGTGACAATTACCTGCAGATTCTTTTTAACGGTGATGATTCACTGCAGGGAGAGCTTTGCCAGATTAAAATAACTGAAGCCGGTGTTAACGAATGCCGGGGCGAGCTGGTTGGCATAAGTCATGACAGTCTGCAGACATCTGCTGGTTAA
- a CDS encoding NUDIX domain-containing protein, translating into MVYKEISAGGVVYRKGNSGLEIQLIVDRYGKVALPKGKMEVGETVEETALREILEETGTIGVVIAPVDIIKYTYHHPVHGKVDKEVHYFLVEATGGVTEAQLAEISAVEWHEPLNAWARGTSNSYSNNIHILRKALTLLGIKVL; encoded by the coding sequence ATGGTGTACAAGGAAATTTCGGCTGGTGGTGTTGTATATCGCAAGGGTAACTCAGGCTTGGAAATCCAGCTGATTGTGGACCGTTACGGCAAAGTAGCACTTCCTAAAGGGAAGATGGAAGTCGGAGAAACGGTTGAGGAGACGGCCCTGCGTGAGATTCTCGAAGAGACAGGTACCATTGGGGTAGTTATAGCACCCGTGGATATCATTAAATATACGTACCATCATCCGGTGCACGGTAAGGTGGATAAAGAGGTTCATTATTTTTTGGTGGAAGCTACGGGCGGCGTAACTGAGGCGCAACTTGCGGAGATCAGCGCTGTGGAATGGCATGAGCCGCTTAACGCCTGGGCGAGAGGAACTAGTAATTCTTACTCCAATAATATCCATATTTTGCGCAAGGCACTCACTCTACTGGGTATTAAGGTGCTCTAG
- a CDS encoding Ig-like domain-containing protein has product MTVYRKMTKLLLIMILLATAVFPVSVLAATGDVNSIEFDSSAKVELIVGQTPKQLKVYASVEGSSSKKDVTASTVWSSSKSNVVQVVNGQLTPLVSGTAIITATYKDALTSVEVSVTYPYKELKLVPSSTGNYKLGDDEDQLLVKASALGGKSETTDNDVTADADWSSSNTNVLSITAGKITLAGEGTATITAKYRGLTATYKATVQLPYSAIELKEIVKGTIVKELEMLNGDNPLQLSAVTQISAVNAVSEDITKKAEWNSSNVAVATVKEGLIKVLSSGKTVISVNYLGISASVDVYVRAPFEAMLLTPSGDHSLFMGESLEVEADVRDAANSTKPVSKEAVWSSDNQLAATATVAADGLSAVIAAKAVGTTTIKAEYKGVNKTFKLTVYPTITALEAEKNEKTDKTDQELYKADSVSLPKVNGTKLDETKLDLSQEITWTSSNVDVALVKDGKLVAVSAGTASITGRLKGGDVSAPLAAIRSQSVEIKVTVKDKVLILIGPEDNLGLVTGEEEALPTIQAIMENGEERDVTGTIEWTLTGTTAVIKQTTTGKVIKGLVKGSASLKGTYANMTISIPVTIEQKVVKLVVEPATLEMNIKGSKSIKVTGTYSTGKTANFSGGMNWNSSNPEVATVTGTSVKAVAEGTTTLTGSYQGIAATVKITVVPKLTKVTVSETRLKLASGYTKTVVVTALYDTGKEVIVTDNVIWTSSKPSVAKVNASGSITAVSKGTASIKGKFDSKTVTVSVTVN; this is encoded by the coding sequence ATGACTGTGTACAGGAAAATGACGAAATTGCTCCTCATTATGATACTACTTGCTACTGCTGTTTTTCCGGTAAGCGTCTTGGCAGCTACGGGCGACGTCAACTCGATTGAATTTGATAGTTCGGCGAAAGTGGAGCTTATTGTGGGCCAAACGCCGAAGCAACTGAAGGTATATGCCAGTGTCGAAGGGTCTTCCTCCAAAAAGGATGTGACTGCCTCGACAGTATGGAGTTCCTCAAAAAGCAACGTTGTGCAGGTGGTCAATGGTCAGCTAACTCCACTGGTTAGTGGTACTGCTATCATTACAGCTACGTATAAAGATGCCCTCACCTCTGTTGAGGTATCTGTTACCTATCCCTATAAGGAATTGAAACTGGTGCCTAGCTCCACCGGCAACTATAAATTGGGTGACGATGAAGATCAATTGCTCGTTAAAGCCAGTGCTCTTGGTGGTAAGTCGGAGACTACCGACAATGATGTAACCGCTGATGCTGACTGGAGCAGTTCAAATACCAACGTATTGAGCATAACAGCAGGCAAGATTACGCTTGCGGGCGAAGGTACGGCAACGATCACTGCCAAATACAGGGGCTTGACAGCTACCTACAAAGCTACGGTGCAATTGCCTTACTCTGCGATTGAGCTTAAGGAGATAGTGAAAGGTACAATTGTTAAAGAGCTCGAAATGCTGAATGGAGACAACCCGTTGCAGCTGAGTGCTGTAACCCAAATCTCAGCAGTAAACGCAGTAAGCGAGGATATTACAAAGAAGGCTGAATGGAACTCCTCTAACGTGGCTGTGGCTACTGTAAAAGAAGGGTTAATTAAAGTGCTGTCCTCTGGTAAGACTGTCATCTCAGTTAATTACCTAGGCATTTCAGCTTCGGTTGATGTATATGTTCGTGCGCCTTTCGAAGCAATGCTGTTAACTCCCTCTGGAGATCATTCCTTGTTCATGGGTGAGAGCTTAGAGGTTGAGGCAGATGTGAGAGATGCAGCGAATTCAACAAAGCCTGTATCCAAAGAAGCGGTGTGGAGTTCTGATAATCAACTGGCGGCAACTGCAACAGTGGCGGCTGACGGGTTGTCTGCCGTCATTGCAGCTAAGGCAGTCGGAACCACGACGATTAAAGCGGAATACAAAGGAGTTAACAAAACCTTCAAGCTGACTGTATATCCAACGATTACAGCTCTGGAAGCGGAGAAGAATGAGAAGACGGATAAAACCGATCAGGAATTATATAAGGCAGACTCCGTAAGCTTGCCGAAGGTTAACGGAACGAAGCTGGATGAAACGAAGCTGGATCTCAGTCAGGAGATTACGTGGACATCTAGCAATGTAGACGTTGCTTTGGTTAAGGACGGCAAATTGGTCGCAGTATCAGCAGGAACGGCTAGCATTACTGGCAGGCTGAAGGGCGGGGATGTCTCTGCACCCTTAGCGGCTATCCGTTCTCAAAGCGTTGAAATAAAAGTAACGGTAAAGGATAAGGTGCTTATCCTGATTGGGCCTGAGGATAACTTGGGTCTTGTCACTGGTGAAGAAGAGGCGCTTCCCACGATTCAGGCGATTATGGAAAATGGTGAGGAACGAGATGTAACAGGAACGATCGAATGGACACTTACCGGTACAACTGCCGTTATCAAACAGACTACTACTGGTAAAGTCATTAAAGGTCTAGTGAAAGGTTCAGCGAGTTTAAAAGGTACCTATGCGAATATGACCATCAGCATTCCGGTTACGATTGAGCAAAAGGTCGTCAAGCTTGTAGTTGAACCAGCGACCTTGGAAATGAATATCAAAGGCTCCAAGTCGATCAAGGTGACTGGAACTTATTCCACAGGCAAAACGGCGAATTTCTCAGGCGGAATGAACTGGAACTCTTCAAATCCTGAGGTGGCTACCGTGACAGGTACCTCCGTTAAGGCTGTAGCCGAAGGAACGACTACATTAACAGGATCGTATCAAGGCATAGCTGCAACGGTCAAAATCACAGTTGTTCCCAAGCTGACTAAGGTGACAGTCAGTGAAACCAGACTGAAGCTGGCTTCAGGTTATACCAAAACCGTAGTTGTGACAGCACTTTACGACACCGGCAAAGAGGTAATTGTTACAGATAACGTTATCTGGACAAGCTCTAAGCCTTCTGTAGCGAAAGTGAACGCCTCTGGCAGTATTACAGCTGTGAGCAAAGGTACGGCATCAATTAAAGGTAAATTCGATAGCAAAACTGTGACTGTTTCGGTAACTGTGAATTAA
- a CDS encoding ECF-type riboflavin transporter substrate-binding protein, producing MGKHKALSIKTIVAIGIGSALFVILGRFGSIPSGVPNTNIETTYALLALFALLYGPVAGVLIGLIGHTLKDAIFYGSPWFSWVIASGLVGLIIGLLTSRIAIHDGEFGKRELIRFNLAQIAANAVAWFIVAPVLDILIYAEPANKVFTQGLIAGAANIVTVAIIGSLLAVAYAKTRTKQGSLSKEA from the coding sequence TTGGGGAAACATAAAGCGTTATCAATCAAGACGATTGTAGCTATTGGTATCGGTTCTGCGTTATTCGTTATTCTGGGAAGATTTGGCTCCATTCCGTCCGGTGTTCCCAATACTAACATTGAGACGACATACGCTTTGCTTGCATTGTTTGCGTTATTATATGGTCCGGTTGCGGGGGTGCTGATTGGTCTGATCGGTCACACACTAAAGGATGCTATTTTTTACGGTTCGCCTTGGTTCAGTTGGGTTATTGCTTCAGGGTTGGTCGGGTTGATTATTGGCCTGCTAACCTCCAGAATAGCCATCCATGATGGAGAATTTGGCAAGAGGGAACTCATCCGCTTTAACCTAGCTCAAATTGCGGCGAATGCAGTGGCCTGGTTCATCGTAGCGCCGGTACTGGATATTCTCATTTATGCGGAACCTGCTAATAAAGTGTTTACGCAAGGGTTAATTGCTGGAGCAGCGAATATAGTGACGGTAGCGATAATTGGCTCCTTGCTGGCGGTCGCTTATGCCAAAACAAGAACGAAACAAGGAAGCTTGAGTAAGGAAGCTTGA
- a CDS encoding ABC transporter ATP-binding protein has product MKKAVIEFVDFSFQYRAQKEPTLHGITLTITEGEKVLIVGPSGSGKSTLAHCINGLIPFAYAGEMTGLLRIMGQEQKEMSIAELSDRVGTVLQDPDGQFVGLTVGEDIAFRLENDAIPQAEMLEKVSAAAIAVDISEFLSSSPQELSGGQKQKTTLGGVLVGEVDILLFDEPLASLDPYTGKKAIELIDRVHRESGTTVIIIEHRLEEVLHRSVDRIIVIDEGRIVADLPAAELLSADLLSTAGIREPLYLTALKYAGCIITPDINPQHIDDIRLDDYTGKLKQWYEDNNVQPKITEYPALLELRNVSFGYEKNRPVLQELSLRIGKGEMLSIAGRNGAGKSTLSKLICGFYRPTSGTIWMNGRDIGPDSIKERADRIGFVMQNPNHMISKTLLYDEVALGLVLRGASAEHIRDRVHAILKVCGLYAFRSWPISALSYGQKKRVTIASILVLEPEIIILDEPTAAQDYRHYNEMMEFLLTLVSQGMTVMMITHDMHLMLEYAERTIVLADGVKLADDSPERVLGDTEVVRSAHLKETSLFTLALRAGVEQPSEFVRRFIAYDRRVRGR; this is encoded by the coding sequence ATGAAAAAAGCGGTCATTGAATTCGTGGATTTCAGTTTTCAATACCGGGCTCAGAAGGAGCCTACTCTCCACGGTATTACTCTAACGATAACAGAAGGAGAGAAAGTGCTTATTGTCGGGCCGTCCGGTTCAGGCAAAAGTACGCTGGCCCACTGCATCAACGGCTTAATTCCCTTTGCCTATGCAGGAGAAATGACGGGCTTGCTGCGGATTATGGGGCAGGAGCAGAAGGAGATGAGCATCGCCGAGCTGTCTGACCGGGTTGGAACTGTACTGCAAGACCCGGATGGGCAGTTTGTCGGCTTAACCGTCGGCGAGGATATTGCATTCAGGCTGGAGAATGATGCAATCCCACAGGCAGAGATGCTGGAGAAGGTATCTGCTGCGGCAATAGCTGTCGATATTTCTGAATTTCTGTCATCTTCCCCGCAGGAATTGTCAGGCGGACAAAAGCAAAAAACGACATTAGGCGGAGTGCTTGTGGGGGAGGTTGATATCCTGCTGTTCGATGAGCCGCTAGCAAGTCTAGATCCGTATACTGGGAAAAAGGCGATTGAACTCATTGACCGAGTGCACAGGGAAAGCGGTACAACAGTCATTATTATCGAGCACCGGCTTGAAGAGGTTCTCCATCGGTCGGTCGACCGCATTATTGTAATAGATGAAGGACGTATTGTCGCCGATCTGCCGGCTGCCGAGCTGTTGAGCGCCGATCTGCTTAGTACAGCAGGTATCCGGGAGCCACTGTATCTAACGGCGCTGAAATATGCGGGCTGCATCATTACTCCGGACATAAATCCGCAGCATATCGATGATATCCGGCTCGATGACTATACTGGCAAGCTCAAGCAATGGTATGAGGACAACAATGTCCAGCCGAAAATCACTGAATACCCAGCTCTGCTTGAATTGCGGAACGTCTCGTTCGGTTATGAGAAGAATCGGCCAGTGCTTCAGGAGCTCTCGCTGCGCATCGGCAAAGGAGAGATGCTGAGCATCGCTGGGCGGAATGGAGCTGGGAAATCTACCTTATCCAAGCTCATTTGTGGATTCTATCGGCCTACATCGGGAACGATCTGGATGAACGGACGGGATATTGGCCCGGATTCGATTAAGGAGCGCGCGGATCGGATTGGTTTTGTGATGCAGAATCCGAACCATATGATCTCTAAGACGCTCCTGTATGATGAGGTTGCGCTAGGGCTTGTACTGCGGGGGGCTTCGGCGGAACATATCCGTGACAGGGTGCATGCTATTCTGAAGGTGTGCGGGCTATATGCTTTTCGCAGCTGGCCGATTTCGGCGCTAAGTTATGGTCAGAAGAAACGTGTCACGATTGCCTCAATTTTGGTGCTGGAGCCGGAAATAATTATTTTGGACGAACCAACTGCTGCTCAGGATTATCGGCATTATAATGAAATGATGGAGTTCCTGCTCACACTGGTCAGCCAAGGCATGACGGTGATGATGATCACCCATGATATGCACCTAATGCTGGAATATGCTGAACGGACCATTGTACTCGCAGACGGTGTGAAGCTTGCGGATGATAGTCCGGAGCGGGTGCTTGGCGACACGGAAGTCGTGCGAAGTGCCCATTTGAAAGAAACCTCGCTATTTACATTAGCTTTGAGAGCCGGAGTGGAACAGCCAAGCGAGTTCGTTAGGCGCTTTATTGCGTATGACAGGAGGGTCCGGGGCAGATGA
- a CDS encoding energy-coupling factor transporter transmembrane component T — MKANMLTFTKQDSPIHRLTGATKLIIFVVWSVAAMITYDTRCLAVMLVFSLFPFILSKVKFRDYAFVLSLILLFFLLNQLAIFIFSPLEGVRIYGSRHDIVHLAGRYTLTWEQLFYQFNIALKYAVVLPMALLFLLTTDPSEFAASLNRLGVNYKIAYSVSLALRYIPDVQRDYENISFSAQARGIDISRKEKLSRRVKNIISILMPLILTSIERIDKISTAMELRGFGRKTKRTWYKTRPFSSQDYIALGLIALIAIASTVITFHDGSRFYNIFEPN, encoded by the coding sequence ATGAAAGCCAATATGCTAACATTCACGAAGCAGGATTCACCGATTCATCGCCTCACAGGTGCTACCAAGCTGATTATTTTTGTAGTCTGGTCTGTGGCCGCGATGATTACATACGATACCAGGTGTTTGGCAGTGATGCTGGTATTTAGTCTATTTCCATTTATACTCTCCAAGGTTAAATTTCGGGACTATGCGTTTGTATTATCTTTGATTTTGCTCTTTTTTCTGTTAAATCAACTGGCCATCTTTATCTTTTCACCTTTGGAGGGAGTGCGTATTTATGGTTCGCGCCATGATATCGTTCATCTTGCAGGCAGGTACACCTTGACGTGGGAGCAACTGTTCTATCAATTCAATATTGCGCTAAAATATGCTGTAGTCCTTCCAATGGCGCTGCTTTTTCTGCTGACCACGGACCCCAGTGAATTTGCCGCCTCGTTAAACCGGCTGGGAGTAAACTATAAGATTGCTTATTCTGTGTCGCTTGCCCTGCGATATATTCCAGATGTTCAACGCGATTATGAGAACATATCGTTCTCTGCCCAGGCGCGCGGGATTGATATTTCCCGTAAAGAAAAGCTGTCCAGACGGGTGAAGAACATCATCTCGATTCTTATGCCCTTAATTCTAACCAGTATCGAGCGGATAGATAAGATTAGCACGGCCATGGAGCTGCGCGGCTTCGGACGCAAAACAAAACGAACCTGGTATAAGACCCGTCCATTCTCAAGTCAGGATTATATCGCTTTGGGACTAATCGCCTTGATTGCTATCGCCTCGACTGTGATTACATTTCACGATGGATCGCGGTTTTATAACATCTTTGAACCCAATTGA
- a CDS encoding Na/Pi symporter: MIRDLLFPVLYGLIIFLAGMKLLEAAMARVAGPLLRKSLNLATATPLKGLIASSLMSALLQSSTAVTVLTIGMVNAGLLTYARTLGIILGSNIGTCLTTELIGLQISSAASPLLAASLSLWAAAVIAGELPLNASRSTACRRIAEPLQFICLAVAGFALVLWGIAVMQSIGPALQSSGLFEWFLNHAATSVLWGLAAGACLTALLHSSAAVIAMAMGVAASGAMPPELGIAIVLGANIGTCVTAVLASIGGSPSGVFVAWSHVALNVGGALLFLPFTAQLHNISSWLGGGPASQIAHSQTIFNVACSVIALPLCYLPIWSRLEKRLQT, translated from the coding sequence ATGATCCGTGATCTGCTGTTCCCTGTCTTATATGGTCTTATCATTTTTCTGGCTGGTATGAAGCTGCTGGAAGCCGCAATGGCCAGAGTGGCAGGTCCGCTGCTGAGAAAAAGTCTTAACCTGGCAACCGCCACGCCGTTAAAAGGTTTGATCGCCAGCAGCCTGATGTCAGCCCTGCTGCAGAGCAGTACAGCCGTAACCGTGTTGACGATCGGCATGGTTAATGCCGGGCTGCTTACCTATGCCCGTACGCTTGGCATCATTCTGGGCAGCAATATCGGGACCTGCCTGACCACGGAGCTAATCGGCCTGCAGATCAGCTCCGCAGCTTCTCCACTGCTGGCCGCCTCACTCAGTCTGTGGGCGGCGGCGGTCATCGCTGGCGAGCTGCCGCTGAATGCCTCACGGTCAACCGCCTGCCGGCGAATCGCCGAACCCCTCCAGTTCATCTGCCTGGCTGTTGCCGGGTTCGCGCTTGTCCTATGGGGCATCGCTGTAATGCAATCGATCGGCCCCGCCTTGCAGAGCAGCGGCCTATTCGAATGGTTCTTGAACCACGCCGCTACCAGCGTGCTGTGGGGACTCGCCGCCGGTGCCTGCCTAACCGCCCTGCTGCATAGCAGCGCTGCGGTCATCGCCATGGCCATGGGCGTAGCCGCTTCCGGGGCGATGCCGCCAGAGCTCGGCATCGCCATCGTACTTGGTGCCAATATTGGCACCTGCGTCACAGCTGTCCTCGCCTCGATCGGCGGCTCACCTTCCGGCGTCTTCGTCGCCTGGTCGCATGTAGCGCTGAACGTTGGCGGCGCGCTGCTCTTCTTGCCCTTTACCGCGCAGCTGCACAACATATCATCATGGCTCGGCGGCGGCCCAGCCTCGCAGATTGCCCACTCCCAGACTATTTTTAATGTAGCCTGCTCAGTTATAGCACTGCCTTTATGCTATCTGCCTATATGGTCTAGGCTGGAAAAACGTCTTCAGACTTAA
- a CDS encoding class I SAM-dependent rRNA methyltransferase: MASVTLERNRKKRLEQAHPWVFAGEIASVDGSPEDGGLVDVLNHQGRFLAVGYYNTSSQIRVRIVSQAPLAAMDTAFFAERFTNCHQHRNRFLPGADAYRLVYGEADFLPGLIVDRFGDILVVQLLTLGMDKHRAEIVEALVQVMAPRGIYERSDVSVRELEGLEQTTGVLYGECPRHVTISENGLKLIVDIEEGQKTGYFFDQRENRASIAPLMQGWGGRSGITLQKIATEDGSLQILPVNKSGKHVTFPYWDGATVLECFSHTGSFTLHACKYGAKKVTCLDVSAHAIESAKVNVELNGYSDRVEFVVDDAFAYLRNHVKGIEERSERATATTVANESDSATGAVNTPSKFKGPAKADTSKPMTAGGGRTWDVVILDPPAFAKAKGAVAGAVRGYKDINLHGMKLVNEGGYLVTASCSYHMQPELFLETIADAAKDAGKILRLIEWRAAGKDHPQILGVEEGHYLKFAIFEVRSKNK, from the coding sequence TTGGCATCAGTTACTTTAGAACGCAATCGCAAGAAGAGACTGGAGCAGGCCCATCCTTGGGTCTTTGCAGGTGAAATAGCATCGGTAGATGGAAGTCCGGAGGATGGCGGACTGGTGGATGTGCTTAATCATCAGGGGCGTTTTCTCGCTGTGGGATATTACAATACTTCTTCGCAGATCCGGGTGAGAATTGTCTCCCAAGCGCCGCTGGCGGCAATGGATACAGCCTTTTTCGCGGAACGGTTTACAAATTGTCACCAGCACCGAAATCGTTTTTTGCCAGGTGCAGATGCGTACCGTTTGGTCTATGGGGAAGCGGATTTTCTGCCGGGACTGATAGTTGATCGTTTTGGCGACATTCTTGTTGTGCAGCTGCTGACGCTCGGGATGGACAAGCACCGCGCCGAGATTGTGGAGGCGTTGGTTCAAGTCATGGCTCCACGCGGCATTTATGAGCGCAGTGATGTGAGCGTGCGTGAGCTGGAGGGTCTGGAGCAGACGACCGGCGTGCTGTACGGGGAGTGTCCCCGCCACGTTACGATAAGCGAAAATGGCTTGAAGCTGATCGTTGATATCGAAGAGGGACAAAAGACGGGTTACTTTTTTGACCAGCGCGAGAATAGAGCCTCTATCGCTCCACTTATGCAAGGCTGGGGTGGGCGCAGCGGGATTACCCTGCAGAAAATTGCTACAGAGGACGGCTCGTTGCAGATTCTGCCGGTTAACAAGAGTGGCAAACATGTCACTTTCCCTTATTGGGATGGGGCGACGGTGCTGGAATGCTTCTCGCACACCGGCAGCTTCACGCTGCACGCCTGCAAGTATGGTGCCAAGAAGGTAACCTGCCTAGATGTTTCGGCGCATGCCATCGAGAGCGCCAAGGTCAATGTGGAGTTGAATGGATACAGCGATCGTGTGGAGTTTGTGGTAGATGATGCTTTTGCTTACCTGCGCAACCACGTGAAGGGGATTGAGGAGCGTTCGGAGCGGGCAACGGCCACCACAGTTGCGAATGAATCTGACTCTGCAACAGGAGCAGTGAACACTCCTTCCAAATTCAAAGGGCCAGCAAAAGCGGATACCTCCAAGCCGATGACGGCTGGCGGCGGACGGACCTGGGATGTAGTTATCTTGGACCCTCCTGCTTTTGCCAAGGCCAAAGGTGCGGTGGCAGGGGCTGTGCGCGGCTACAAGGACATTAATCTGCATGGCATGAAGCTGGTGAATGAGGGTGGTTATCTTGTCACTGCAAGCTGCTCGTACCATATGCAGCCAGAGCTGTTTCTGGAGACCATCGCGGACGCAGCGAAGGATGCTGGCAAGATATTGCGATTGATCGAATGGCGGGCCGCTGGCAAGGACCATCCGCAGATTCTCGGCGTCGAAGAGGGGCATTATTTGAAGTTTGCTATATTTGAAGTGCGGAGTAAAAATAAATAA